The following are encoded in a window of Flavobacterium cupriresistens genomic DNA:
- a CDS encoding acetate/propionate family kinase → MKILIINSGSSSIKYQLMVMPANEVICTGMIDRIGLESSNVTFKTSTDSYEETVSIPTHKVGLQKVANMLLDAEKGVIKSTSEITAVGHRVVHGGSNFTDTVKIDEKVKAKIKQLFDLAPLHNPANLEGITVAEEIFHTADQIAVFDTAFHQTMPEVAYKFAIPNELLTEKRIRVYGFHGTSHKYVSEQAIKYLKGIRHAAQNIITIHLGNGCSMTAIKNGKSVDHSFGFGPTNGLIMGTRAGDVDQSVIFYMANSLGYSLDEINEILQKKSGMLGLTGYSDLRDIEANAEKGDKECQLALFMNAYRIRKFIGSYTAALNGLDAIVFTAGIGENSSYMRKLVCTDMEFFGIDIDDEENQIRSKEIREINKTTSKVKVLIVPTDEEYEIANQVYHLLQN, encoded by the coding sequence ATGAAAATATTAATCATAAATTCAGGAAGTTCATCAATTAAATACCAATTAATGGTTATGCCGGCAAATGAGGTAATTTGTACCGGTATGATTGACAGAATTGGTTTGGAAAGTTCCAATGTTACGTTTAAAACTTCAACCGATTCTTATGAAGAAACAGTATCAATCCCAACCCATAAAGTAGGATTACAAAAAGTAGCCAATATGCTTTTAGATGCTGAAAAAGGAGTTATAAAATCAACTTCAGAAATTACTGCCGTTGGACATCGTGTGGTGCATGGCGGAAGTAATTTTACTGATACCGTAAAAATCGATGAAAAAGTAAAAGCCAAAATCAAGCAACTTTTTGATTTGGCACCCCTTCACAATCCAGCCAATTTAGAAGGTATTACCGTGGCCGAAGAAATCTTTCATACAGCAGATCAAATTGCCGTTTTTGATACCGCTTTTCATCAGACGATGCCCGAAGTAGCTTATAAATTTGCAATTCCAAATGAATTGTTGACCGAAAAAAGAATTCGAGTGTACGGTTTTCACGGAACAAGTCATAAATATGTTTCAGAACAAGCAATTAAGTATTTGAAAGGGATTCGACATGCCGCACAAAATATCATCACCATTCATTTAGGAAACGGTTGTAGTATGACTGCAATTAAAAACGGAAAAAGTGTAGATCATTCTTTCGGTTTTGGACCAACAAACGGTTTAATTATGGGGACCAGAGCCGGTGATGTAGATCAATCAGTGATTTTTTATATGGCGAACTCATTGGGATACAGTTTAGACGAAATAAATGAGATTCTTCAGAAAAAAAGCGGAATGTTGGGACTTACGGGCTACAGCGATTTGCGTGATATTGAAGCAAATGCCGAAAAAGGAGATAAGGAATGTCAATTGGCATTGTTCATGAATGCCTATCGTATTAGAAAGTTTATCGGTTCTTACACCGCGGCATTAAATGGTTTGGACGCCATTGTTTTTACGGCCGGAATTGGAGAGAATTCTTCGTACATGCGCAAATTGGTTTGTACGGATATGGAGTTTTTCGGAATTGATATCGACGATGAAGAAAACCAGATTCGTTCCAAAGAAATAAGAGAAATCAACAAAACAACTTCTAAAGTTAAAGTTTTGATTGTCCCAACTGATGAAGAATACGAAATTGCCAATCAGGTATACCACTTGCTTCAAAACTAA